The following proteins come from a genomic window of Solwaraspora sp. WMMA2065:
- a CDS encoding DUF881 domain-containing protein, whose protein sequence is MPAGSEERADAAGVPPVDGPDAAVGGDGPAGAGAGRGSRRVSTAGLMIVGLLVLLGFTLAVQVRSTSTDPTLAAARQEDLVRILSDLEAREERLRQDIAELEASQRQLTSGAEGRAAALEEASRRADELGVLGGSLPAQGPGLRVRFVAGREPIRASDLLDAVQELRGAGAEVMQISGGDGRSVRIVASSYLLDVDGGVEVDAVRLTGPYEVLVIGEPSTMRTALNIPGGVVASVSGDGGTVIVEERDVVEVSALSDPSQLRYARPVS, encoded by the coding sequence GTGCCGGCAGGGTCCGAGGAACGGGCGGACGCCGCCGGGGTACCGCCGGTGGACGGTCCCGACGCCGCGGTCGGCGGTGACGGGCCGGCGGGTGCCGGCGCGGGTCGGGGTTCCCGGCGGGTGTCCACGGCCGGGCTGATGATCGTGGGTCTGCTGGTGCTGCTCGGGTTCACCCTCGCCGTTCAGGTCCGCAGCACGTCGACGGACCCGACGTTGGCGGCGGCCCGCCAGGAGGATCTGGTGCGGATCCTGTCGGATCTGGAGGCCCGGGAGGAGCGGCTGCGGCAGGACATCGCGGAGCTGGAGGCGAGTCAGCGGCAGTTGACCTCGGGTGCCGAGGGCCGGGCGGCGGCGTTGGAGGAGGCGTCGCGTCGGGCGGACGAGCTGGGGGTGCTGGGTGGCAGTCTGCCGGCGCAGGGGCCGGGCCTGCGGGTGCGGTTCGTCGCCGGTCGGGAGCCGATCCGGGCGTCGGATCTGCTGGACGCGGTGCAGGAGCTGCGGGGTGCGGGCGCCGAGGTGATGCAGATCAGCGGCGGGGACGGTCGGTCGGTGCGGATCGTGGCGAGCAGCTACCTGCTGGACGTCGACGGCGGCGTGGAGGTGGACGCTGTGCGGTTGACCGGCCCGTACGAGGTGCTGGTGATCGGGGAGCCGTCGACGATGCGGACGGCGTTGAACATTCCGGGTGGGGTGGTGGCTTCGGTGTCCGGTGACGGCGGTACGGTGATCGTCGAGGAGCGCGACGTGGTCGAGGTGTCGGCCTTGAGC
- a CDS encoding small basic family protein, which yields MIAVLALLAGMLLGIYFDPVVPAVLQPYLPIAVVAALDAVFGGVRAKLDGIFDDKQFVISFISNVLVAGLIVYLGDQLGVGGQLSTGVVVVLGVRIFGNVAAIRRHLFRA from the coding sequence ATGATCGCCGTGTTGGCGCTGCTCGCCGGAATGCTGCTGGGGATCTATTTCGACCCGGTGGTGCCGGCGGTGCTGCAGCCGTACCTGCCGATCGCGGTGGTGGCGGCGTTGGACGCGGTGTTCGGCGGGGTCCGGGCGAAGTTGGACGGGATCTTCGACGACAAGCAGTTCGTGATCTCATTCATCTCGAACGTTCTGGTGGCGGGTCTGATCGTGTATCTGGGCGATCAGTTGGGGGTGGGCGGGCAGTTGTCCACCGGCGTCGTGGTGGTGCTCGGGGTGCGGATCTTCGGCAACGTGGCGGCGATTCGACGTCATCTGTTCCGGGCGTGA
- a CDS encoding DUF881 domain-containing protein has product MSEADRSGSGPHRGYAPDFLTELFRAPLDPGYTDAAARRSVVGPPQGWRRVTARAAMAVSMAAVGFLVVLAYQKTVAEEPSRSQARAGLVEQVTQRQTETDELQNRVDTLRDEVARERDTVLDGARAADLRDLEAAAGLARVTGDGVVVELADAPEVVDPVTGEGSVSELGRVLDRDLQDVANALWSVGAEAVAVNGRRLTATSTIRAAGSAILVDFRPVTGPYEVTAIGPPSMVEAFRTSQAAAVLRAVSADHGLSFGVRSADDLMLPAASEPQLRYARAPSASASSSPSGTGGADPSVTASGGGPR; this is encoded by the coding sequence ATGAGCGAGGCGGACCGCAGCGGTTCCGGCCCGCACCGTGGGTACGCGCCGGACTTTCTGACCGAACTGTTCCGGGCACCGCTGGATCCCGGCTACACGGACGCGGCGGCCCGCCGTTCGGTGGTAGGACCACCGCAGGGTTGGCGTCGGGTGACGGCACGGGCGGCGATGGCCGTGTCGATGGCCGCGGTCGGCTTCCTGGTGGTGCTCGCCTACCAGAAGACGGTGGCGGAGGAGCCAAGCAGGTCGCAGGCACGGGCCGGCCTGGTGGAGCAGGTTACCCAGCGCCAGACGGAGACCGACGAGCTGCAGAACCGCGTGGACACATTGCGGGACGAGGTGGCCCGGGAGCGCGACACGGTGCTGGACGGGGCCCGGGCGGCGGACCTGCGCGACCTGGAAGCCGCCGCCGGGCTGGCCCGGGTCACCGGGGACGGGGTGGTCGTCGAGTTGGCGGATGCGCCGGAGGTGGTGGATCCGGTGACCGGTGAGGGGTCGGTCAGTGAGTTGGGTCGGGTGTTGGACCGGGATCTTCAGGACGTGGCCAACGCCCTGTGGAGCGTCGGCGCCGAGGCGGTCGCGGTCAACGGGAGACGGCTGACCGCGACCTCGACGATCCGGGCGGCGGGCAGCGCCATCCTGGTCGATTTCCGGCCGGTGACCGGCCCGTACGAGGTGACGGCGATCGGCCCGCCGTCGATGGTCGAGGCGTTTCGGACCAGCCAGGCGGCCGCGGTGCTACGGGCGGTCTCGGCCGATCACGGGTTGTCGTTCGGGGTCCGTTCGGCTGATGATCTGATGTTGCCGGCGGCGAGCGAGCCGCAGCTGCGGTACGCCCGTGCACCGTCGGCGTCGGCGTCGTCCAGCCCGTCCGGGACGGGAGGCGCCGACCCGTCCGTGACCGCCTCGGGAGGAGGCCCTCGATGA
- a CDS encoding CDP-alcohol phosphatidyltransferase family protein produces MSVSRPSAQSASTRTDVASQVFTIPNLISLVRLLGVPLFLYLFLVHRADVAALLVLAVGGTSDWVDGFVARRIRQVSRLGELLDPLADRLYILATLLAFTAREVMPWQFTVALLSREVLLAGCLVVLRRFGYGPPQVHYVGKTATFVLLAAFPILLLSAVLGFTPTATVVAAVGWGLAWWGLALYWIAGLLYVRQTMALVRAAGAETERA; encoded by the coding sequence GTGTCGGTGTCGCGTCCGTCCGCGCAGTCCGCGTCGACGCGGACCGATGTGGCGAGTCAGGTCTTCACCATTCCTAATCTGATCAGTCTTGTCCGTTTGCTAGGTGTACCACTGTTTCTGTACCTGTTTCTGGTGCACCGTGCGGACGTCGCGGCGTTGCTGGTGCTGGCCGTCGGCGGGACCAGTGACTGGGTGGACGGGTTCGTCGCGCGCCGGATCCGTCAGGTGTCCCGGCTCGGCGAACTACTGGACCCACTCGCCGACCGGCTGTACATCCTGGCCACGTTGCTGGCGTTCACGGCCCGCGAGGTGATGCCGTGGCAGTTCACGGTGGCGTTGCTCAGTCGTGAGGTGCTGCTGGCCGGCTGCCTCGTCGTGTTACGCCGATTTGGCTACGGACCACCACAGGTGCACTATGTAGGAAAGACTGCGACTTTCGTACTTTTGGCGGCGTTTCCTATTCTGTTGCTGTCCGCAGTGCTGGGATTCACCCCGACGGCGACGGTGGTGGCCGCGGTCGGGTGGGGTCTGGCCTGGTGGGGTCTGGCGCTGTACTGGATCGCCGGCCTGTTGTACGTACGGCAGACCATGGCGTTGGTCCGGGCCGCCGGAGCAGAAACGGAGCGGGCATGA